One stretch of Toxoplasma gondii ME49 chromosome XI, whole genome shotgun sequence DNA includes these proteins:
- a CDS encoding XRN 5'-3' exonuclease N-terminus protein (encoded by transcript TGME49_316480): protein MADEEGPILPSTCPSSVRVSRDLDLSIPTCQDDGVSSLTTGTTPQGRTRRRWLLSASLDCSSLSSSDSSSSSDSSSSSRWPASPPSFASVVRPRLTLSFSSLLQVSWCFFSFLSCFHVLAAPRQQWGRPSDRSSSFSLPNSSASSPSLASLLTVHSPARSACLPHIISSPRSLSSSLSSSPSSSRCASLSASSSSLFSGLSLPSYTYRFSSSSSSPQTSLSFLSSPSSFSSFVSSSLSSYCSDRPAFDSRPVSSSSSVGVFWPRAPGSTLASPAHSLRSKNSRISAFFASAGDTFAGGRPGGRDAKRYREWRGSCASVWLALGRCPPRSVSFFVQASALSSSPPLSASSLCSSSLRASPALASSPAFPALVSPSRLSRLRGGARSSALFGVPHLYKWLCRHFPSLKRTLHEFADLYVPPTPASSVSQTRESKDAQIGETETEIEGQKHPPAKWSPGRPPQSVSASPLSAERARDAQMELRAAVERAVQTAPRLVGRERLRRRKGLAQALAPQPGGRRAAHVAAMQEVLRLKERELVATHRGRERQDPTLEVSRKKTAESSPGARASEDTRMRLPASSDSQAASPRGSAEKTAEKPLPAPLASDPRVLASSTTGAAVSRVSGVSQALPPTFPSSASSPATVARPVSLAQLRSRLPIDALFLDFNAIIHLCSHGHLPSTLPPPLMHCQPLLLQRVCAYLHRLVSLVRPRKLLVLTLDGVPPLAKVNQQRSRRFRQSRDDRLAVRLEDEEDEDEGDGRQGCRRAAQTPTLETDATLNAQETLRAEGREEGDGEGVRKLCGEASSDLFAAVAPPYLDTNCISPGTTFMTLCEQTLKKFIVHKLRTSPLWRNLQCVCLNTHSVPGEGEHKLLHLLRFGKWPESKSLPLTLQGAGPHAGDSRSFSPSSRGSAPCAPGAASRRGQKRSPPAVASLEEKTEKGENPTGLEATGPAHPGGLLHPRPEPPGLHILLPDREEESEAEMADSNGARPSVASPAPSVVSLQSNAPAGLLPRLPLNKAPAGALPLSRLEQRQREAHPVFLSSFLHAKFSKRRPAESGGPGEAETQTPEQSSAPPLSSPSSSSDGDLPPSASAEEAEGFDGAQVALPGRICLYGMDADLLMLALSVHRPNLLILRERQASLERTRAQTHAEAVAKARVNPHRAVALFSDQGSLAPRGAQRARRGQRAPRRGPEREETEAPDPQAALLVPKRHDFLQYTPRDFEVVDVDVMRSELLSGLRRGIADADGFSSPFSETPGPFPPGRGEKPESSKGAQAVEPKAPGVVSFSQGEGRRGFADPRLLDPERLIDDFVFLSFFVGNDFLPGLPHLDIFQGGLATLVRSYTAALPALGGYLTLKTKINLERLRRLFQILALYEGPHFQRHLDPGLLRSISRAQAGLSGHGADGTRHDDLVEEAKRRISPLLSRVSRQPAQEVDCSDPHAVLYYTSKFPLATLLGRGDSRAKSGASPACPTSPSAAPLVPSLARGPWAVPFANFRAQLALDYVTGLFFLLRYYHTSKPCWSWFFPHEFAPLCSDLARLDPQALARAVALPSLREDFMFSPYAQLLAVLPASSAALLPRIYRHLPQTRDVADMFPDTFPVDSHPFHALRFDFKNILEGKQGRRAGTTHASAAGRNEASSLFFELQVPPALRDSELRGNQTSSSPSPPSTSSPSSPASPSVSGQCMDSREREAVALALDAHADPRFLASTLSAASAASLPSWLHRPILPPLDIPRLLEAARAAGKEAREERTEDGAGGQTAEKGRKAETETNSGVDSRGRAPETQIIFSLCKEHGQVIAEKRNERAKESKQKPAQRELAEEREQPERDQEREQAQERAARRQGREEQCESGEGEADDDDVHAEKAAKSKFEEDPLRTLWTLQDVLRNRVGKPVMFSPPSTSVFSGEKRRGRSTGGGSRGKRVSESNAGKVPGKSEKGAERGSRSTGFFGRERRGVNRRAEPKKVSTRKTEGEKERAGDSVDGDRRAKTGQGRTTQTTGAQKDKNLREPRCEEVFSERSKGSEGEGKGECEKASGSRGQRKELERSGRRRSPKRKAPKIDEKRKAPKSGEKRKAPKSDEESRGKVAFSGGKGQESQ, encoded by the coding sequence ATGGCGGACGAGGAAGGCCCAATCCTGCCCTCCACCTGTCCCTCCTCGGTCCGTGTCTCGCGTGATCTCGACCTTTCGATCCCGACCTGTCAAGATGACggagtctcctctctgacGACCGGCACCACACCTCAAGGGCGAACGAGGCGCCGCTGGCtcctctcggcctctctcgactgctcctccctctcctcttctgactcttcttcctcttctgactcttcttcctcttcccgctggcccgcctcgcctccttccttcgcttccgtcGTCCGCCCGCGCTTGACcctgtcgttttcctcgcttctccaggTTTCCTGGtgcttcttttcgtttctctcttgcttccaTGTGCTGGCTGCTCCGCGACAGCAGTGGGGACGCCCAAGCGACCGAagctcctctttctctcttccaaattcgtctgcgtcttccccctctctcgcctctctcctgaCCGTTCACAGTCCTGCCCGTTCCGCTTGTCTCCCCCACATcatctcttctcctcgttccctgtcgtcttctctctcttcttctccctcctcctctcggtgcgcgtctctctctgcttcttcgtcgtctcttttctccgggCTCTCCTTGCCTTCGTACACGTAccgcttttcttcctcttcatcatCTCCTCAAACTTCTTtatcttttctctcctcgcccagttctttctcctctttcgtttcttcttctctttcctcttaTTGCTCTGATCGGCCTGCGTTCGATTCGCggccagtttcttcttcttcttccgtggGTGTCTTCTGGCCTCGTGCGCCTGGCTCGaccctcgcgtctcctgcgcATTCGCTGCGATCGAAAAACTCTCGcatctctgccttctttgcctctgcaGGCGATACGTTCGCGGGAGGAAGGCCAGGAGGACGAGACGCGAAACGCTACAGAGAATGGCGGGGATCTTGTGCGAGCGTCTGGCTCGCTCTCGGCAGATGTCCGCCTCGATCTGTATCCTTTTTTGTCCAAgcttctgctctttcgtcttcacctccactgtctgcttcttctctctgctcttcgtcgcttcgagcgtctcctgctctcgcgtcttctccagcgtttccggctcttgtctctccttcacgTCTCTCCCGCCTGCGAGGCGGCGCGCGCTCGAGCGCCCTCTTCGGTGTGCCCCACCTCTACAAGTGGCTCTGCCGGCATTTTCCTTCGCTGAAGCGGACGCTGCACGAATTCGCGGATTTGTATGTCCCGCCGAcccctgcgtcttctgtttcacAAACTCGAGAGTCAAAGGACGCGCAGATCGGCGAAACTGAGACGGAGATCGAAGGCCAGAAGCACCCACCGGCCAAATGGAGTCCTGGACGTCCTCCCCAgtctgtctcggcttctcctctctctgcagagagagcgagagatgCTCAGATGGAACTGAGGGCCGCTGTGGAGAGAGCAGTGCAGACGGCTCCGCGGCTAGTTGGGCGCGAGAGACTGCGAAGGCGCAAAGGCCTCGCACAGGCTCTGGCGCCCCAGCCCGGGGGCAGACGCGCAGCCCACGTGGCGGCGATGCAAGAGGTTTTGCgactgaaggagagagaactcgtGGCGACCCATCGAGGAAGGGAAAGACAGGACCCGACCTTGGAGgtctcgcgaaaaaaaacagccGAGAGCAGTCCTGGCGCGCGCGCTTCGGAAGACACTCGCATGCGTTTACCTGCGTCTTCTGACAGCCAAGCTGCTTCGCCTCGAGGCAGCGCAGAAAAGACTGCTGAGAAACCTCTCCCAGCGCCCCTTGCTTCAGATCCACGCGTCTTGGCTTCGTCGACGACTggcgctgctgtctctcgtgtctccggAGTGTCTCAGGCTCTTCCTCCGACATTTCCGAgttctgcctcgtctccgGCGACTGTTGCTCGTCCAGTGTCTCTGGCTCAGCTGCGCTCGCGCCTGCCTATCGATGCGCTGTTCCTAGATTTCAACGCGATCATCCACCTCTGCAGTCACGGACATCTGCCCTCGACTTTGCCGCCGCCACTCATGCACTGCCAGCCGCTGCTTTTGCAGCGCGTCTGCGCGTACCTCCACCGCCTCGTCTCGCTCGTGAGGCCCCGAAAGTTGCTCGTCCTCACTCTGGACGGCGTCCCTCCGCTTGCCAAAGTGAATCAACAGAGAAGCCGCCGCTTCCGCCAAAGCCGCGACGACCGCCTCGCTGTGAGGcttgaagacgaagaagacgaagacgaaggagacggaaggCAAGGGTGCCGCCGCGCTGCACAGACACCCACACTCGAGACAGACGCGACCCTGAATGCGCAGGAGACGCTGAGGGCCGAgggccgagaagaaggcgatggAGAGGGGGTGAGAAAACTTTGTGGGGAAGCCAGCAGCGACCTGTTCGCTGCGGTTGCGCCGCCCTACTTGGACACAAACTGCATCAGTCCAGGGACGACGTTCATGACCCTTTGCGAACAGACTCTGAAGAAGTTCATTGTACACAAGCTCAGGACGTCTCCCCTCTGGCGGAATCTCCAGTGCGTCTGTCTCAATACGCATTCTGTGccaggcgaaggcgaacacaaacttcttcatctccttcgATTCGGCAAGTGGCCTGAGTCAAAGTCCCTCCCGCTCACTCTGCAGGGAGCAGGCCCGCATGCAGGCGATTCAAgatcgttttctccttcttcgcgcggCTCTGCCCCGTGCGCCCCTGGTGCGGCGTCGCGACGTGGACAGAAGCGAAGTCCCCCAGCAGTTGCCAGTTTGGaggagaagaccgagaaaggcgagaaccCCACGGGCCTCGAAGCGACAGGGCCTGCACACCCGGGAGGACTGCTTCATCCTCGCCCTGAGCCCCCAGGGCTGCACATTCTGTTGCCGgaccgcgaggaagaaagcgaagcggAAATGGCAGACTCCAACGGCGCCAGGCCTTCAGTCGCTTCGCCTGCGCCCTCAGTGGTCTCGCTGCAGTCCAACGCCCCTGCAGGCCTCCTgccgcgtctgcctctcaaCAAGGCCCCGGCGGGTGCGCTGCCCCTTTCGCGCCtcgagcagagacagcgggaaGCGCATCCGGTGTTTTTGTCTTCgttcttgcatgcaaagtTCTCAAAACGTCGGCCCGCTGAGTCTGGAGGCCCGGGAGAGgccgagacacagacacctGAGCAGTCGTCTGCGCCGCCgctttcgtcgccttcgagCTCGAGCGACGGCGACCTGCCTCCCTCGGCTTCTGCCGAAGAGGCGGAGGGTTTCGACGGAGCCCAGGTCGCTCTGCCGGGGCGCATCTGTCTGTATGGGATGGACGCCGACTTGTTGATGCTTgcgctgtctgtacaccggcCAAACCTGCTGATTCTGCGGGAGCGGCAGGCGAGCTTAGAGCGGACGCGCGcccagacgcatgcagaggccgTCGCGAAGGCGCGCGTGAATCCGCACCGCGCGGTGGCGCTCTTCAGCGACCAGGGCTCGCTGGCGCCGCGTGGAGCCCAACGCGCCCGACGAGGCCAGCGGGCGCCCCGGCGAGGCCccgagcgcgaggagacagaggctccAGATCCTCAGGCGGCGCTCCTGGTACCCAAACGCCACGATTTTTTGCAGTACACCCCGCGCGACTTCGAAGTCGTTGACGTCGATGTAATGCGCAGCGAACTATTGTCGGGCCTTCGGCGCGGCATTGCAGATGCAGacggcttctcttcgccgttTTCGGAGACACCAGGACCGTTTCCACCGGGGCGCGGGGAGAAGCCAGAGAGCTCGAAGGGGGCGCAGGCAGTCGAGCCCAAGGCACCGGGAGTTGTCAGTTTTTCTCAAGGCGAAGGCCGCCGAGGGTTTGCGGATCCGCGCTTGCTGGACCCGGAGCGGCTGATCGATgactttgtctttctctccttcttcgtcggaaaCGACTTCTTGCCTGGGCTGCCCCACCTGGACATCTTCCAGGGTGGCTTGGCGACGCTCGTCCGTTCATATACGGCGGCACTGCCTGCGCTCGGCGGATACCTGACTCTGAAGACGAAAATCAACCTCGAGCGGCTCCGGCGACTCTTCCAGATTCTCGCGCTTTACGAAGGCCCCCACTTCCAGAGACACCTCGACCCGGGGCTTCTCCGGAGCATCTCGCGGGCGCAAGCAGGCCTTTCAGGTCACGGCGCGGACGGCACGAGACACGACGACCTGgtggaagaggcgaagcgcaGAATCAGTCCGCTTCTGAGCCGCGTGTCTAGACAGCCAGCGCAAGAAGTCGACTGCTCTGATCCCCACGCCGTACTCTACTACACCTCGAAGTTTCCTCTTGCGACGCTTCtggggcgaggagacagtcgagCGAAGAGCGGGGCGTCTCCTGCATGCCCGACGTCTCCTTCTGCAGCTCCGTTGGTGCCGAGCCTCGCGCGGGGTCCGTGGGCAGTGCCCTTTGCGAACTTTCGCGCGCAGCTCGCGCTCGACTATGTGACGggactgttttttctcctgaGGTATTACCATACGTCGAAGCCTTGCTGGTCGTGGTTCTTCCCGCATGAATTCGCGCCGCTCTGCTCCGACCTCGCGCGCCTGGACCCGCAAGCGCTCGCGCGAGCTGTCGCCCTCCCCAGCCTCCGGGAAGACTTCATGTTCTCGCCGTACGCCCAACTGCTCGCCGTGCTCCCGGCCTCCAGCGCCGCTCTTTTGCCTCGGATCTACAGACACCTGCCGCAGACACGCGATGTCGCCGACATGTTTCCAGATACGTTCCCCGTAGACAGCCACCCTTTCCACGCGCTTCGTTTCGACTTCAAAAACATCCTCGAAGGCAAGCAGGGCCGGAGAGCTGGAACCACACACGCTTCGGCAGCGGGACGCAAcgaagcttcttctcttttctttgaaCTGCAGGTTCCTCCTGCTCTGAGGGATTCTGAGCTCCGTGGAAATCAgacctcttcgtctccgtcgcccccttccacttcttccccttcttctccggcttcgccttctgtttcgGGGCAGTGTATGGAcagccgagagcgagaagccgTGGCGCTTGCCCttgacgcgcatgcagatcctcgctttctcgcgtcCACGCTTTCGGCTgcgtctgccgcctctctgcccTCATGGCTCCATCGACCGATTCTGCCTCCCCTCGACATTCCTCGGCTGCTGGAGGCCGCGCGCGCGGCAGGCAAAgaggcgcgggaggagaggacTGAAGACGGCGCAGGTGGacagacagcggagaaaggCCGAAAAGCGGAGACGGAAACGAACTCGGGAGTCGACTCTCGTGGTCGCGCTCCCGAGACACAAATCATCTTCTCCCTGTGCAAAGAGCACGGACAAGTTATCgctgagaagcgaaacgaacGCGCAAAAGAGTCAAAGCAGAAGccagcacagagagaacttgcagaggaaagggaacAACCCGAGAgagaccaagagagagaacaggcgcAGGAAAGGGCAGCAAGACggcaggggagagaagagcagtgCGAATCtggggaaggcgaagcggaCGACGacgatgtgcatgcagagaaggcagcaaAGTCGAAGTTCGAAGAAGACCCCTTGAGAACTCTTTGGACTCTCCAGGATGTGCTGCGAAACCGCGTCGGTAAGCCAGTCATGTTCTCGCCGCCGTCGACGAGTGTCTTctcaggagagaagcggcgcggGAGATCAACTGGGGGCGGGTCGCGGGGGAAGCGCGTGTCTGAAAGCAACGCAGGCAAGGTCCcggggaagagcgaaaaaggcgcagagaggggaagccGCTCGACAGGTTTCTTcggacgagagcgacgaggcgTGAACAGGAGAGCTGAGCCGAAGAAGGTGTCAACGCgcaagacagaaggcgagaaggaacgagCTGGAGACTCcgtcgacggagacagaagggccAAAACCGGACAGGGTCGGACGACACAGACGACTGGGGcgcagaaagacaagaaTCTGAGGGAGCCGCGATGCGAGGAAGTCTTTTCAGAGAGGTcaaaaggaagcgaaggcgaaggaaaaggagagtgTGAGAAAGCCAGCGGGTCTCGCGGTCAGCGGAAGGAGCTGGAACGGAGCGGGCGGCGTCGAAGCCCGAAAAGAAAAGCCCCAAAGAtcgacgagaaaagaaaagccccaaagagcggcgagaaaagaaaagccccaaagagcgacgaggaaagcaGGGGAAAAGTGGCGTTTTCAGGGGGCAAGGGGCAGGAAAGTCAGTga
- a CDS encoding hypothetical protein (encoded by transcript TGME49_316490): protein MAGFSLSLKKASAPPNAASSASSGSSGSSFAAPAASASSVSALFQASLDAEEEEAKAAEKKGVMQSVRLASGPDRRHQVQQQKALAEDSTVFAYDEVFERVSSAVTKERAKKTPRIYLGYKTGLEELRDAEQGQTEPLSNDGHSAGCEGDEAEALPEPEAGLSPTRTRPSGDKSFATYGANLNCGLNLASQRGVEGALSARERREKASGLGEERETPSLPASRFISKLVVSARRRALEREIAEERQLQKERAGDKNDEVFVTSAYKQRLEERRLLALELEEQERRDRENAPDKQSDLSSFHAHLLRSGHASRSGGGERTPNIGRATPPRGRGSEDGVVAQGVGEHVKQEVKRERTDDRGDPEGQGLRDAAVRGVCVGETEPEREADLGEKKRRLLQGSAATEEETSSGSRGRGMEETAGGGPERREGQDGSRAAETEEDEKQSRARLEDLLQQKKREKQRKLEQAAAPLGEDKLSEAKRRYLERKRKAAGGG from the exons ATGGCAGGCTTCTCCTTGAGTCTGAAGAAGGCCTCAGCGCCGCCTAATGCagcctcttctgcctcgtctggATCGTCGgggtcttctttcgctgctcCTGCTGCCTCAGCTTCTTCGGTGTCTGCGCTTTTCCAGGCTTCTCTGGAtgcggaggaggaggaggcgaaggcggctgAGAAAAAGGGCGTCATGCAGTCTGTGCGTCTCGCCTCAGGACCGGACAGAAGGCACCAAGTCCAGCAACAGAAGGCCCTCGCTGAAGACTCCACGGTCTTCGCCTACGACGAGGTTTTCGAAAGGGTGAGCTCCGCCGTCACGAAGGaacgcgcgaagaagacgccgagaaTCTACCTTGGATACAAGACAGGGCTGGAAGAGCTGCGCGACGCCGAACAGGGACAAACCGAGCCGCTCTCCAACGATGGCCACAGTGCAG gctgcgaaggcgacgaggcagaggcgctTCCGGAGCCGGAAGCAGGCCTCTCTCCAACTCGCACGCGTCCGTCTGGAGACAAGTCGTTCGCCACTTACGGAGCGAATCTGAACTGTGGGTTGAATCTGGCAAGCCAGAGAGGAGTCGAAGGAGCGCTTTcagcgcgagaaaggcgcgagaaggcgagtggcttgggagaggaaagggaaactCCGAGTCTGCCTGCCTCGCGCTTCATCTCCAAGTTGGTTGTGAGTGCCCGGAGGCGCGCCCTGGAGCGTGAAATCGCAGAAGAGCGGCAGCTACAAAAGGAGCGAGCGGGGGACAAGAACGACGAAGTTTTCGTCACTTCTGCATACAAGCAGCGACTGGAAGAGCGGCGCCTTCTGGCTCTCGAACTCGAAGAGCAGGAGCGGCGAGACCGGGAGAATGCTCCCGATAAACAGAGCGACTTGTCCTCTTTCCACGCCCACCTCCTGCGCTCGGGTCACGCCAGTCGGAGCGGCGGAGGCGAGCGAACTCCGAATATAGGCCGAGCCACACCCCCTcgcgggagaggaagcgaggacgGAGTGGTGGCGCAGGGCGTCGGAGAGCATGTCAAGCAGGAggtgaagagggagaggacggaTGACCGGGGAGACCCGGAAGGGCAGGGCCTCAGGGACGCTGCGGTGCGAGGAGTTTGTGTGGGCGAGACGGagccggagagagaagcagacctcggcgagaagaagagacgtcTTCTGCAGGGGTCGGcggcgacagaggaggaaaccagcagtggaagcagaggacgcgGGATGGAGGAGACGGCGGGCGGAGGCccagagcggagagaggggcAAGACGGCTCAAgagctgcggagacagaagaggacgaaaaacagagtAGAGCGCGCCTGGAGGACCTGCtgcaacagaagaaaagagaaaagcaacgcAAACTCGAGCAGGCAGCCGCGCCTCTAGGCGAGGACAAGCTCTCGGAAGCGAAACGCCGATACCTTGAAAGAAAGCGGAAAGCAGCCGGTGGGGGCTGA